DNA sequence from the Methanosarcinales archaeon genome:
CTTGAAAAAGTACCTGAATCACTCACCACGAAATATGAATTGAAAAAAATACTGCCAAAACTTGCTGCAAAACATCATTCAAGGGATTCAGAGACCGTCCTTGAAAAAATCATCGGGCAAGCTGATTCTGTTGCATCAGCAGCAGATAGGGTGTATGAAATAAAAGGAAATTTTGAAAATGATTATGTCAGCGTGGAATCCCATGATAAAATATTTCCACATGAAATAAATTTTGATCGTGGTGATTTACAATGTATTGAAGAACCACATTCAGAAATACTCGGATACAGGGGTAAAACTTCTAAATCCGTGAAGTCAAAATTAAAACCAGATGAAAAAACCGTCCGGCTTTTCATTGATTCAGTTGTTGGCGGGGGTACTCTTCAATATAAAGGAACTGAATCGAAGTTCAGTGGTTCTATTGGTTTACTGGCACTTGATATTATGCAAATCCAGGACTATATCAAAGAAGCGGAAAAGCTTCCCATGCTAAGAGGCGGCAGTGCAATAGTGGAAGACACCCTGTATAATGCTGGTCAAATCATTTCAAAAGAAGTTTGTGAAGAAGCGATACTTTTCAAGGGCGGCGGGAATCTGCTTGCATTTGTGCCATCAGATGAAAGAATCCAGAATAATATCAAGGAAAAGATAAATAAAATGATAGATGAAACTTCATCATGTGGTCTGAAAGGTGCAGTGGCAACAAAGACTATTCCGATGAATAATCTCAAACAATTCGATGAAGTGCTTAAAGATATTCAAGATGATGTGGATGTAGAAAAAAATAAGGTTCATAGACATAAAATTACAAAACCAATACATAGAGACGACATATGTCCTTTCTGCTTTAAGAGAAATGCCCACACCCTCAATAATATAAGAATATGTGAAGTATGTTCTGAAAAGGAAGGGGGAGGAAAAGAACATAAGTACAGGCAGAAAAACAAATATGTGGATGAGGAGCTTCTCAAAAGATATAAATTACATTATCCCATGGAACTACAACATATCGGTGAATCTATAGCCGTAATCGCTATCGATGGGAATATGATGGGGCGCCTCTTTACACAGACCCTGACACCTGCGGAATATAACTATAAGAGTGAATTTTTTGATGAGAATTTCAAAAGCATAATTAGAAAAACTATCAGCGATTTCATCAGCAACGATGAAACGGGATTATTAATCAAGAACCAGGATTATGCAGGAATTGACCCCTTATTTGTGGGCGGGGACGACATGCTATTGATAATAAATGCTAAAGCTGCGATAAAATTCTCTGAAAATTTGATCAAAAATATACATGAGGGTTTCAAATTCCAACGGAAATTCTTTGACGGCACGCTGTTTGAAAATCCAACGGTAACGATATCATGTGGAATAGCTATTGCTGATGCAAAATTCCCGATATATTTCCTGCTTGATGAAGCAAAGAAAATGGAATCAAAAGCAAAAGAAGCTTTCAGAAAAAAGACCGATACTGATAAACTGAATATTATCAAATTGCCAGCAGGATCGATCGCATTTACTGCTGTCTCCGGCGCAATGCCATCCAAAGACAATAATGTTTGTTTTGTGCTGCCTGATAATGAAAATGAGATTAGAGACCTGAACGATTTGATTGCGGAGTGCCTCTCAGATGAAAAACGCACACTCATATCAGGTCTGATAACTTGTGGCACATCAGAAGTAGAACGATTGAATTTCATAAAATCGAATTATGCTTCTGGTCTTCGGAAAAAGCCAAGCCCTGAAGAGTGGCTCGATAATTGCGAATGGATGGTGAGGATATTTATGAGTGAAGAACTGCTGAAATCTGCAAAGATGATAATTCCTAAAATATGGCATGTGAAGGAGGGAGTATGAAAATCCTGAAACTTTCAATGGTCTTTAAGAATGAATTCCATACAACAGGGGAGACAAAAGGATCACTTATTGATTTCCTGAAGGACTCAAAAGAGAGTCCATACATCCCTGCAACGCACATTAAAGGCATAATGAGAACCGAAGCCGAACGGATTTTAAGGAGCGTTGAGAAGATTCCTTGTTATATTACCGGTGATCCACGATCAAAATCAATGAATGTCACTCTATGTGATGAGGTGAAAAATGGAGGGTTCGGATGCGATGTTTGCAGGATATTCGGTGTCCCAAATACAGATGGCGGCGGGGATTTCAGGGAAGGAAAAGTACGGATAACGGATTTCAGGACAGATAAAAAAGTAGGGGCAGTATCAAGGACACATGTTTCAATAGACAGGGGAACGCAGACAAAAACGGAGCATGCCCTTTTCAATATGCTTTCAGTTCCGTCAAAAACACAATTTACAGGTTATATTCTTGTCCGGGATGAGCTGACAGATCCTGAAAATAAACTCCTATATGCAAGCATGCATTCAATGGCGCACTATGGCATTGGAAAAGACCGTTCCCGCGGTCTGGGTGGAATTGATACTGTTGATGGTTTCAGTATTTTGGAAATATCACAGGATGAGTTCCTGAAGGTGAAACAATGATCCAATTAGACGGAGTTATTACAGCAATATCGCCTTTGCATATCGGAAGTGGACGGTCAAAAGGTACGTTTATCCAGACACTTGACCATATTCCTGGAAGGACCTTGAGAGGGATGCTTGGATATTATCTTTTTAAGAACGATAAGCAGTTGTTTGATAGCACGGGGATCGATGAAGAAAAGGATATTTC
Encoded proteins:
- a CDS encoding HD domain-containing protein: LIRIASLLHDIGKPRSYTQDTKGVPFYHHTTQTEEIVGYILEKVPESLTTKYELKKILPKLAAKHHSRDSETVLEKIIGQADSVASAADRVYEIKGNFENDYVSVESHDKIFPHEINFDRGDLQCIEEPHSEILGYRGKTSKSVKSKLKPDEKTVRLFIDSVVGGGTLQYKGTESKFSGSIGLLALDIMQIQDYIKEAEKLPMLRGGSAIVEDTLYNAGQIISKEVCEEAILFKGGGNLLAFVPSDERIQNNIKEKINKMIDETSSCGLKGAVATKTIPMNNLKQFDEVLKDIQDDVDVEKNKVHRHKITKPIHRDDICPFCFKRNAHTLNNIRICEVCSEKEGGGKEHKYRQKNKYVDEELLKRYKLHYPMELQHIGESIAVIAIDGNMMGRLFTQTLTPAEYNYKSEFFDENFKSIIRKTISDFISNDETGLLIKNQDYAGIDPLFVGGDDMLLIINAKAAIKFSENLIKNIHEGFKFQRKFFDGTLFENPTVTISCGIAIADAKFPIYFLLDEAKKMESKAKEAFRKKTDTDKLNIIKLPAGSIAFTAVSGAMPSKDNNVCFVLPDNENEIRDLNDLIAECLSDEKRTLISGLITCGTSEVERLNFIKSNYASGLRKKPSPEEWLDNCEWMVRIFMSEELLKSAKMIIPKIWHVKEGV